From the genome of Bacteroidales bacterium:
GGAATACTATTTAATGAGTCAACAACGAAATTGATAGTCTCTTCAACACTATGACTCTGTGCAAAGGTATAACTTTTAGAGAGAGTTTCCCATATTTTTGGAGCATTTTTTCTTTGAGTTTCAGTCAGCCTACGATTTCTGCTACTCATTGCTAAACCATCATTTTCTCTAACAATGGGAACATCAATAATTTCAACGCCGGTATTTATTATTCGTTCCATAGCACGAATAACAGCAATTTGTTGAAAATCTTTTTCTCCAAAGTATGCTTTATCGGGTTCAACAGCATAAAACAATTTGCTAACAATTTGAGCAACACCATTAAAGTGTCCGGGGCGGAATTTACCCTCCATAACATTAGCAACGCTGCCTAAATCAAATATGCGAGTATCCTCTTCGGGATACATCTCTTCAACTTCAGGAGTAAAAACTATTGTACATCCAACACTTTCAAGAAGTTCGCAATCCTCTTTTGGTGTTCTTGGGTAGTGCTTTAAATCATTTTTATCGTTAAACTGAGTAGGATTTACAAAGATAGAAACAACACAACACTCATTATCTTGCAAGCATCTTTTAACTAACGAAATATGCCCATCATGAAGGGCTCCCATTGTAGGTACAAGACCAATACTCTTCCCGTTGTTTCTATACTCCGAAATAACCTTTTTAAGTTCATCTATTTTAGCAATAACTTTCATTGCAACTATCATTAAAAATCGGTGCAAAATTAAGCAAATAAAAACATTAAAAATAATTTATCAACTAAAATATTAACCACAATCCATC
Proteins encoded in this window:
- a CDS encoding pantoate--beta-alanine ligase encodes the protein MKVIAKIDELKKVISEYRNNGKSIGLVPTMGALHDGHISLVKRCLQDNECCVVSIFVNPTQFNDKNDLKHYPRTPKEDCELLESVGCTIVFTPEVEEMYPEEDTRIFDLGSVANVMEGKFRPGHFNGVAQIVSKLFYAVEPDKAYFGEKDFQQIAVIRAMERIINTGVEIIDVPIVRENDGLAMSSRNRRLTETQRKNAPKIWETLSKSYTFAQSHSVEETINFVVDSLNSIPEFKVEYYEIVNAESLQPITNWESNVRAVGCIAVFCGEIRLIDNISYCVK